In the genome of Afipia felis ATCC 53690, the window CGGCTTCGGCATCGTCGAGAAGTTCGTCGAGGGCTACATCTCCACAGCTGCACGCGAGATTGTCGGCTTCGGTCTCACCATCCTGGTTCTCCTCGTCTTCCCGCAAGGGTTGTTCGGCAAGCGCGAGGTGTTCAAGGTATGACCCAGCGTCTTCTCACGCCTCTTGCCTTCGTCGCTCTGGCGATTTTCCTCGTCGCGCTGCCGTTCACGGCGGAGAACGAGTACTCGCTGCGGCTGTTCATGCTGTTCACGATCTACGCGATCGTGGCGCTCGGCCTCAACGTGCTGGTCGGTCTTGCGGGTCTGATCTCGCTCGGTCAGGCAGGATTGTTCGCGCTCGGCGCCTATACCGGCGCAATTCTCGCAGTCCGCCTTGGCTGGGATTTCATCTTCGCGGCGATGGCCGGCACTGTGGTCGCCGGCGCGTTCGGCGCGCTGCTCGCGTACCCCACGGTGCGGGTGCGCGGCGTCTATCTGGCCGTCATCACCATCGCCTTCGGCCTGATCGTCGAGAATGTCATCATTGAGTGGGATCATCTCACCGGCGGCACCACCGGCATCAGCAGCATTCCCAAGCCGGCGCTGTTCGGCTGGCCACTCGATGGCTTCCGCTACTATGCCGTGCTCGCCGCGCTTCTGTTCCTTGTCGTGGTCGTCACCCACAACATCAAGCAGTCGCGCTACGGCCGCGCCATGCTGGCGGTGTCGCAGAGCGAGACCGCGGCGCGCGGTGTCGGCCTCAACGCCACCGGTGTGCGCACGCTGGCCTTCGTCATCGCCGCGTCGACGGCGGGATTGGGTGGCGTGCTCTATGCGTACCTCAACCTTTACATCTCGCCCGACAGCTTCACCTTCAACGACTCCATCCGCTTCCTGCTGATGGTCGTACTGGGTGGGGCAGGGACCACGGTCGGCGCGCTGATCGGCGCGTTGATCTTGACCTATCTGCCGGAATACCTGCAGCAACTGCAGTACTGGCAGCAGTTCGCCTACGGTCTGTTGCTGGCACTTGTGATGTTCGTGCTACCGCATGGCATTTTCGGCACGCTCTCGCATTTTGCGGCGCGCTTCTTCAAGCGCAGATCTGCCTTCTCGCAGGTGGCGGACGGCGAGATCGAGAAGGTGATGAAGGACGCCAAGGCGGGATGGGCGCCTGCACCTTTCTCGGCGGAGGGGCTCACCATCCGTTTCGGCGGCCTCACCGCACTCAACAAGGCGTCAATGCAGGTAGCGCCGGGAGAAATCCATGCGCTGATCGGCCCGAACGGTGCCGGCAAGTCGACCATGGTCAACATTATCACCGGCTTTTACCGGCCGAACGAGGGCACCGTCACGCTCGACGGCACCAACTTCGCCGGCTCGCCGCCGCACACCGTGGCCCGCAGTGGCGTGGCGCGCACCTTCCAGAACACCGAACTGTTTGGTGACCTCACGGTGCTGGAGAACGTCATGGTCGGTTACCAGAAGCGGCTCTCTTACGGGCTGTTCGCGGCGGCCTTCCGCACCGGACGCTTCCACAAGGAGGAAGCCGAATGCCGTCATGCGGCCGAAGCGCTGCTGGCCTTTGTAGGCCTCACCGACTTCGCCAATGAACAGGCGCGTTTCCTGCCGTTCGGCATGCAGCGTCGCCTCGAGATCGCCCGTGCGCTCGCGACCGCGCCGCGCCTCCTGCTGCTCGATGAACCGGCTGCCGGCCTCACGACGCAGGAAATCGACGAGCTCGATCGCATGATCCGTCGCACCGCAGCGCTCGGCATCTCGGTGCTGCTGATCGAACATCATGTCGATCTCATTATGTCGGTAGCCGATCGCGTGACCGTGCTCGATTACGGCGTCGTCATCGCCAGCGACAAACCCGGCATCATTCAGAACGACCCGCGTGTGATCGAGGCCTATTTCGGTGTCGCTCCAGCGGTCAAAGTGGCGGAGGGAGCCTGACCATGAGCACAAGCGCAAACGACGTGCTGCTTGAGGTTCGCGGTCTCGAAATCCAGTACGGCGCCGCGATCGCCGTGCGGGGTGTCGATCTGGTCGTGCGCCGCGGCGAGTTCGTCTCCATCATCGGCAATAACGGTGCCGGCAAGACCTCGATTCTGCGTGGTGTCAGCGGCCTTGTGCGGCCGCGCGCGGGCAGCGTTCTGTTCAAGGGCGAGGAGACTGCGAATTTCCCAGCGCATCGCAAGGTCAGCCGTGGTCTGGCGATGGTGCCGGAAGGCCGCCTGATCTTCGCGGACCAGACCGTGGAGGACAATCTGATCCTCGGCGCCTATGGCCGCTGGAAGGCCGAGCGCGACGCGGTGCTGCGTGATTTCGAGAATATCTTCGAGCTCTTCCCACGGCTCAAGGAACGACTTCAGCAGCGCGCCGGCAGCCTGTCCGGCGGCGAGCAGCAGATGCTCGCGGTGGCGCGCGGTCTCGTGTCCAAGCCCGATCTTCTGATGATCGACGAGATGTCGCTCGGCCTCGCGCCGAAAATCGTCGAGCAGATGATGGGCATCCTGCGCGATCTCAACTCAGCGGGACAGACCATCCTGCTGGTGGAGCAGCTGGCAGCGCAGGCGCTTGCGATCTCGCATCGCGCCTATGTCGTCGGTCATGGAAAAATCGAACTTGAAGGGCGTGCGGACGAACTGGCGGGCTCACCGGCGGTGATGGAAGCATTTCTCGGAAAGAAACATCAACCGGTCCAATAAGCCGAAGGAGAAAGTGAATGAGTAAACGTATCGTCGATCTTAGCCTGCTCATCGAAGACAATATGCCGGCGCACAAGCTGTTCCAGCGCCCGGTGATCACGACCCACATGTCTCACGAGTCGGCGAAGGCGTTCAATCTCGGCGTGCCGGGCGATGCGATGACCTTCCAGACCAACTTCATTGCGATGCTCGACCACGTTGGCACGCACGTCGATGCGTTTCGCCATGTCAATCCGGAAGGCAAGCCGGTGGACGAGATGCCGCTCGAGATGTTCATGGGCAAGGCGGTCACGTTCGACCTGCGTCATGTCGGCGACCTCGAGGACATCACCGCCGAGCACATGGCCGAGGCGGAGAAGAAGTCGGGCGTGAAGGTGGATGGCCACATCGTGTTGCTGTGCACCGGCTTTCACAAGCGTAACTACCCGCAGCTCGAGTCGGTGTTCAAGAATCCGCAGCTCACCGTCGAGGCCACCAAGTGGCTGCACGAG includes:
- a CDS encoding cyclase family protein, with amino-acid sequence MSKRIVDLSLLIEDNMPAHKLFQRPVITTHMSHESAKAFNLGVPGDAMTFQTNFIAMLDHVGTHVDAFRHVNPEGKPVDEMPLEMFMGKAVTFDLRHVGDLEDITAEHMAEAEKKSGVKVDGHIVLLCTGFHKRNYPQLESVFKNPQLTVEATKWLHERGSKMHGVEGPSTDRPSDNIFSQHRLCRDLGMSHWEWLVNLEELIGKGEVQFFGVPLKFKGGSGSPVRAFAIVG
- a CDS encoding ABC transporter ATP-binding protein, with translation MSTSANDVLLEVRGLEIQYGAAIAVRGVDLVVRRGEFVSIIGNNGAGKTSILRGVSGLVRPRAGSVLFKGEETANFPAHRKVSRGLAMVPEGRLIFADQTVEDNLILGAYGRWKAERDAVLRDFENIFELFPRLKERLQQRAGSLSGGEQQMLAVARGLVSKPDLLMIDEMSLGLAPKIVEQMMGILRDLNSAGQTILLVEQLAAQALAISHRAYVVGHGKIELEGRADELAGSPAVMEAFLGKKHQPVQ
- a CDS encoding branched-chain amino acid ABC transporter ATP-binding protein/permease — encoded protein: MTQRLLTPLAFVALAIFLVALPFTAENEYSLRLFMLFTIYAIVALGLNVLVGLAGLISLGQAGLFALGAYTGAILAVRLGWDFIFAAMAGTVVAGAFGALLAYPTVRVRGVYLAVITIAFGLIVENVIIEWDHLTGGTTGISSIPKPALFGWPLDGFRYYAVLAALLFLVVVVTHNIKQSRYGRAMLAVSQSETAARGVGLNATGVRTLAFVIAASTAGLGGVLYAYLNLYISPDSFTFNDSIRFLLMVVLGGAGTTVGALIGALILTYLPEYLQQLQYWQQFAYGLLLALVMFVLPHGIFGTLSHFAARFFKRRSAFSQVADGEIEKVMKDAKAGWAPAPFSAEGLTIRFGGLTALNKASMQVAPGEIHALIGPNGAGKSTMVNIITGFYRPNEGTVTLDGTNFAGSPPHTVARSGVARTFQNTELFGDLTVLENVMVGYQKRLSYGLFAAAFRTGRFHKEEAECRHAAEALLAFVGLTDFANEQARFLPFGMQRRLEIARALATAPRLLLLDEPAAGLTTQEIDELDRMIRRTAALGISVLLIEHHVDLIMSVADRVTVLDYGVVIASDKPGIIQNDPRVIEAYFGVAPAVKVAEGA